One stretch of Nocardioides perillae DNA includes these proteins:
- a CDS encoding GNAT family N-acetyltransferase: MPFDHPDAQLLVAEVQQEYVRRYGGPDETPLDAAYFEPPAGSFFVGYLGAEPVATGAWRRRDDVEALGSRTTAEVKRMYVRPAARGRGLARRVLAHLEATARAAGAEVMVLETGTMQPEALALYASSGYVAVPAFGHYADAPLSRHLGRRLT, encoded by the coding sequence GTGCCCTTCGACCACCCCGACGCTCAGCTGCTGGTCGCCGAGGTGCAGCAGGAGTACGTGCGCCGCTACGGCGGGCCCGACGAGACGCCGCTCGACGCGGCGTACTTCGAGCCCCCGGCCGGCAGCTTCTTCGTCGGCTACCTCGGCGCCGAGCCGGTCGCGACCGGGGCGTGGCGGCGTCGCGACGACGTCGAGGCGCTCGGGTCGCGCACCACCGCCGAGGTCAAGCGCATGTACGTCCGCCCCGCCGCCCGTGGCCGGGGCCTGGCCCGGCGCGTGCTGGCCCACCTGGAGGCCACGGCGCGCGCGGCCGGGGCCGAGGTGATGGTGCTCGAGACGGGCACGATGCAGCCCGAGGCGCTGGCGCTCTACGCCTCCTCGGGCTACGTCGCCGTGCCCGCCTTCGGGCACTACGCCGACGCGCCGCTGTCGCGGCACCTCGGCCGTCGCCTCACCTGA
- a CDS encoding DNA topoisomerase IB produces MVRLRRTSPDQPGWTRRRAGSGFAYLDQHGQRLAPQDRARVEALVIPPAWRDVWITPHRNGHLQAVGTDDAGRRQYLYHPEWRTRRDAEKFARMEEFGAALARARELVVTDLGREGMPLERACAAAVRLLDLGYFRIGNDVYADTHGSFGLTTLERRHVRRRQDQLVFAFVGKSGVEHRIEIDDRVVVEAIEVMRRRRGQDARLLSYKHGRSWRSLLPDLVNDYVRESTGLQATAKDFRTWHATVLAAAALAETPEHGETKASRKRAVSGAMKEVSQFLGNTPTLARSSYVDPRVVEAYERGDTIAAATGKDYDNPDERQAALERATLRLLARD; encoded by the coding sequence ATGGTGCGGCTGAGGCGGACGTCGCCCGACCAGCCGGGGTGGACCCGGCGGCGGGCGGGGTCGGGCTTCGCCTACCTCGACCAGCACGGCCAGCGCCTGGCGCCCCAGGACCGCGCGCGGGTCGAGGCGCTGGTCATCCCGCCGGCCTGGCGCGACGTGTGGATCACGCCGCACCGCAACGGCCACCTGCAGGCGGTCGGCACCGACGACGCCGGGCGCCGGCAGTACCTCTACCACCCCGAGTGGCGCACCCGTCGCGACGCGGAGAAGTTCGCGCGGATGGAGGAGTTCGGTGCCGCGCTGGCCCGCGCCCGCGAGCTGGTGGTCACCGACCTCGGGCGCGAGGGCATGCCGCTGGAGCGGGCCTGCGCGGCGGCGGTGCGGCTGCTCGACCTCGGCTACTTCCGCATCGGCAACGACGTGTACGCCGACACGCACGGCAGCTTCGGGCTCACCACGCTCGAGCGGCGCCACGTCCGGCGCCGGCAGGACCAGCTGGTCTTCGCCTTCGTCGGCAAGTCGGGCGTCGAGCACCGCATCGAGATCGACGACCGCGTGGTCGTCGAGGCGATCGAGGTGATGCGGCGCCGACGCGGGCAGGACGCCCGGCTGCTGTCCTACAAGCACGGCCGGTCCTGGCGCTCGCTGCTGCCCGACCTGGTCAACGACTACGTGCGCGAGTCGACCGGGCTGCAGGCCACCGCCAAGGACTTCCGCACGTGGCACGCCACGGTGCTCGCTGCCGCAGCGCTGGCCGAGACGCCCGAGCACGGCGAGACCAAGGCGTCCCGCAAGCGCGCGGTGTCGGGGGCGATGAAGGAGGTGTCGCAGTTCCTGGGCAACACCCCCACGCTGGCGCGCAGCTCCTACGTCGACCCGAGGGTCGTCGAGGCCTACGAGCGGGGCGACACCATCGCCGCCGCGACCGGCAAGGACTACGACAACCCCGACGAGCGGCAGGCGGCGCTGGAGCGCGCGACGCTGCGCCTGCTGGCGCGGGACTGA
- the serC gene encoding phosphoserine transaminase, with translation MTDAIQIPADLLPADGRFGAGPSKIQTSHLDALAATGQSLLGTSHRQAPVKKTVGRVREGLAALFDLPEGYEVVLGNGGATAFWDIATFGLVRDKAQHLAFGEFSSKFAKCTQAAPFLSDSSVISSDPGSRPSPVAEAGVDTYAWAHNETSTAVMAPVLRPEGADDDAIVLVDATSGAGGLPVDLSQVDAYYFAPQKCFASDGGLWIAIMSPAALARVEEVKASGRWIPDFFDLPTAIDNSRKDQTYNTPSVATLFLMAEQLDWMNANGGLTGMVARTTQSSDALYGWAEASDVATPYVVDPAHRSLVIGTIDFDDSVDAAAVAKVLRANGVVDTEPYRKLGRNQLRIAMYPAVDPADVEALTRCVDHVVERL, from the coding sequence GTGACCGACGCGATCCAGATCCCCGCCGACCTCCTGCCCGCCGACGGCCGCTTCGGCGCCGGGCCCTCGAAGATCCAGACCTCGCACCTCGACGCACTCGCCGCGACCGGGCAGTCGCTGCTCGGCACCTCCCACCGCCAGGCGCCGGTCAAGAAGACCGTGGGCCGGGTGCGCGAGGGGCTCGCCGCGCTCTTCGACCTGCCCGAGGGCTACGAGGTCGTGCTCGGCAACGGCGGCGCGACCGCCTTCTGGGACATCGCCACCTTCGGCCTCGTGCGCGACAAGGCCCAGCACCTGGCCTTCGGCGAGTTCTCCTCGAAGTTCGCCAAGTGCACGCAGGCCGCGCCGTTCCTCTCCGACTCCTCGGTCATCAGCAGCGACCCGGGCTCGCGGCCGTCGCCGGTCGCCGAGGCGGGGGTCGACACCTACGCCTGGGCCCACAACGAGACCTCGACCGCCGTGATGGCGCCGGTGCTGCGCCCCGAGGGCGCCGACGACGACGCGATCGTGCTGGTCGACGCCACCTCCGGTGCCGGTGGTCTGCCCGTCGACCTCTCGCAGGTCGACGCCTACTACTTCGCGCCGCAGAAGTGCTTCGCCTCCGACGGCGGCCTGTGGATCGCGATCATGTCGCCCGCCGCGCTCGCCCGCGTCGAGGAGGTCAAGGCGAGCGGCCGGTGGATCCCCGACTTCTTCGACCTGCCGACCGCGATCGACAACTCCCGCAAGGACCAGACCTACAACACCCCGTCGGTGGCCACGCTCTTCCTCATGGCCGAGCAGCTCGACTGGATGAACGCCAACGGCGGGCTGACCGGCATGGTCGCGCGCACGACGCAGAGCTCCGACGCGCTCTACGGGTGGGCGGAGGCCTCCGACGTCGCCACGCCGTACGTCGTGGACCCGGCGCACCGCTCGCTGGTGATCGGCACGATCGACTTCGACGACTCCGTCGACGCCGCGGCCGTCGCGAAGGTGCTGCGGGCCAACGGCGTCGTCGACACCGAGCCCTACCGCAAGCTGGGTCGCAACCAGCTGCGCATCGCGATGTACCCCGCGGTCGACCCCGCCGACGTCGAGGCGCTCACGCGCTGCGTCGACCACGTCGTCGAGCGGCTCTGA
- a CDS encoding macro domain-containing protein: MDVTVVEGDLTAQEVDAVVNAANRRMRGGGGVDGAVHAAGGPEVLDDCRRRFPDGLATGDAGWTTAGRMPARWVVHVVGPDRHAGETDRTLLTSCYRRALEVCEELGARTVAFPLVSAGVYGWSREESVDAALEVFAEGGWDLDEARIVAYGRDAAQVVRSRVGRTT, translated from the coding sequence GTGGACGTGACGGTGGTGGAGGGCGACCTGACCGCCCAGGAGGTCGACGCGGTGGTCAACGCCGCGAACCGGCGGATGCGCGGCGGGGGAGGGGTGGACGGGGCGGTCCACGCCGCGGGCGGTCCCGAGGTGCTCGACGACTGCCGGCGCCGCTTCCCCGACGGCCTCGCCACGGGCGACGCCGGCTGGACCACGGCGGGGCGGATGCCCGCGCGCTGGGTGGTGCACGTGGTCGGGCCGGACCGGCACGCGGGCGAGACCGACCGCACCCTGCTGACGTCCTGCTACCGCCGCGCGCTCGAGGTGTGCGAGGAGCTCGGCGCCCGCACGGTCGCCTTCCCGCTGGTCTCGGCGGGGGTCTACGGCTGGTCGCGCGAGGAGTCGGTCGACGCCGCGCTCGAGGTGTTCGCCGAGGGCGGGTGGGACCTCGACGAGGCCCGGATCGTCGCCTACGGCCGTGACGCCGCCCAGGTCGTGCGCTCCCGCGTGGGGCGCACGACCTGA